Proteins from a single region of Nodularia sp. LEGE 06071:
- the rsgA gene encoding small ribosomal subunit biogenesis GTPase RsgA produces MTTVETMSTNGQLLGTVLAVQANFYRVQMDVEDKSTRVQGDREDFSPLPTPHSPSASLRASLLSTPPMLLCTRRTRLKKIGQQVMVGDRVVVDEPDWSGGRGAISHVLPRQSLLDRPAIANVDQILLAFAVTDPPLEPYQLSRFLVKAESTDVDVLLCLNKSDLISPQVQEKISDRLLGWGYKPLFISVQNGINLAELTNHLNNKITVIAGPSGVGKSSLINVLIPTLNLRVGEVSGKLARGRHTTRHTELFELPGGGLLADTPGFNQPDLDCRPEELIYYFPEARERLAAASCRFSDCLHRDEPDCVVQGDWERYEHYLEFLDQAIARQTQLHQQADPESTMKIKSKGNGKQQYEPKLESKKYRRISRKTQLQELEQLYKEPED; encoded by the coding sequence ATGACAACAGTGGAAACTATGTCTACTAATGGACAGTTACTCGGTACGGTGCTAGCCGTGCAAGCAAATTTTTATCGTGTGCAGATGGATGTAGAAGACAAGAGTACAAGGGTACAGGGTGACAGGGAAGATTTTTCCCCACTTCCTACTCCCCACTCCCCTTCGGCTTCGCTCAGGGCAAGCCTACTCTCTACTCCCCCTATGCTTCTTTGCACCCGCAGAACTCGGTTAAAAAAAATCGGGCAACAGGTGATGGTAGGCGATCGCGTGGTGGTGGATGAGCCAGATTGGTCTGGTGGTAGGGGGGCAATTTCCCATGTTCTACCCCGTCAAAGCCTCTTAGACCGCCCTGCGATCGCTAATGTTGACCAAATCCTCCTGGCATTTGCGGTTACAGACCCACCTCTGGAACCTTATCAATTAAGTCGATTTCTGGTAAAGGCTGAGTCTACTGATGTAGATGTGCTGTTATGTTTGAATAAGAGTGATTTAATCTCACCACAAGTCCAAGAAAAAATTAGCGATCGCCTATTGGGTTGGGGCTATAAACCCCTATTTATTAGCGTCCAAAATGGCATCAATCTTGCAGAATTAACTAACCATCTAAATAATAAAATTACCGTGATTGCTGGGCCTTCCGGCGTGGGAAAATCTAGCCTGATTAATGTGCTGATACCCACTCTTAACCTGCGAGTGGGGGAAGTCTCTGGCAAACTAGCACGAGGTCGCCATACAACGCGCCACACAGAATTATTTGAATTACCTGGGGGTGGTTTGCTGGCAGATACTCCCGGCTTTAACCAACCTGATTTGGATTGTCGTCCCGAAGAATTAATCTATTATTTCCCCGAAGCCAGAGAGCGGTTAGCAGCGGCTAGCTGTCGATTTAGTGACTGTTTGCACCGAGACGAGCCTGATTGTGTGGTGCAAGGCGACTGGGAAAGGTATGAACATTACTTGGAATTTTTAGATCAAGCGATCGCGCGTCAAACACAGCTTCATCAACAAGCCGATCCCGAATCAACGATGAAAATCAAAAGCAAAGGAAACGGTAAGCAACAGTACGAACCGAAGTTAGAGAGTAAAAAATATCGTCGCATCTCTCGGAAAACACAGTTGCAAGAGTTAGAACAATTGTATAAAGAACCCGAAGATTAA
- a CDS encoding sulfurtransferase TusA family protein: MKSSHLSTPDAQLDLRGTPCPINFVRTKLCLEKMLPGCLLEVWLDSGEPIEQVPDSLIMAGYQVEQITDCIGYFSLLVRRPATAQ; this comes from the coding sequence ATGAAGTCTTCTCACCTTTCAACTCCTGACGCTCAACTTGACTTGCGCGGCACTCCTTGCCCGATTAATTTCGTGCGGACAAAATTATGTTTGGAAAAAATGCTGCCGGGATGTTTGCTCGAAGTCTGGCTAGACTCTGGAGAACCTATTGAGCAAGTTCCCGATAGCCTGATTATGGCAGGTTATCAGGTTGAGCAAATTACAGATTGCATTGGTTATTTTTCTTTGTTAGTACGCCGTCCCGCGACTGCCCAATGA